tgtaaagcacttcacataGGTGCCTAGCACTTAGCAGTCAAGTCCCTGATCTATGTTGTTTTTAACCAGTCTCAAGTCTCCAGAATAGCATCACTACCTATTGGGCATTTTGAAATGGATGTCCCAGAAGCATTTCAAACCCAACATGAGTAGAggcaattttaaaatttttcagttcAACTCAAAGGTAGTAAGAAATAGTTCTTTCCAGATATCTTCCCTTAGGGACAGTGTAAAAAAAGAAGGGCCTATAAAGGCCTATAAAAGGGATTAAGGGCGGTAACCACTCAACACAAAAAACAAGATCATGGTTATTGTTTACCAGAAGAGGGGGCTAAGAAGGAATTGAGAGACTTGCCTGATGAGGTTTACAGCGAGTGGCTTTAACAAGTGCTTTCCTGGGTTTAACAATCCTATAGGGTTGCATTGATTTCTCTGGTGTGAGGAGGAGCTTAATATATCAGTTTGGCTATTACTCTCAAGGTTAGACATGCTTGGATTTGGAAGCTTTCCTCTACCAATAGGGCTTATCTTTCTCCCCAACTTTCCTGTTACCTACTATCCTTCCAGACACTTGGGTCCACAACTAAAATTCTTCTCACCTACCCTTTATATGTAATTAGTTAAGAGTGATGAACCTGGTACTTGCCAAAAATTGAGTTAGAATCATGCCTCAGATATTGGTTCTCTCAACTCCAGCCCAGGAAATTAACTAGGTCTCAATTTTAACATCACTTGGTTATTAGGGGGATCAGATGAGACACTTGTAAGTAGATTAAAGCATTCTGAAGTtaatcattatctttttttctattctggGTCTCTTCCATTTTACCCATAGTCCATCACCTAAGGTAGTCAACTGGTCTTGCCAGCAGATCCCTCCAAAAGTTTTTCCTTGGGTCTCTTTAATCTGATCCCTTCCTACCTTATCATTCCCCCATATGGGCTTGAAGCTGAAGTCTTACTTGCTGTTACAGACCACAATGCCCCCATTTCCACACTGCTTTCTTTGGTCCCAGTCTCATCCCTAGCTACTTCCCCAAGAAGCCTTTCTTGTTCTCCCCAAACACTAGTGCCCTCCTTTCCAGAACCATCTTTATGTATCTGCATGTTTTCTCCcaggaatgtaagctcctagaagAAAGGCTTGTTATTTCTAGTAGGCATTTAGCAGTACCTAGCCAGCACGAAGGCTAGATGCTTTTGAATCTGAGATCTATTCCTTTAGGATCTAGTTGTATGCTTGTCTTTATACACCCAACTGGACTATAAAATCCTCAATGAGTCTTAGATGTCTATTTCGAAGTTTCATGATGAACAGCAATTATGTTATTTGGAGTCTGGAAAACAGGTTAAATTCAAACATTCTTCATCAGGTCTACTCTCTCCCTGTTCCCTAAGGCAGTTTCCTCAAATTTTGTGCCTAAAAGTTAACTCATGTAGGCTGCACACTCGCAAGTCTATCTTCTTGTGATAACCCCTGGGATGGTCCATTTCTACCTGTGTTCTTCCCAAACTGCCCTATCCCCTCAAGTCTCCAGCAGATATTAGGGGTTGGCAGAATCATAGAAAATCACAATTCAGCCCTGTGAATTAATGAAGATGAATAATTAACCCAACAGCTGCTATCCTGGGCATCCCCTGTGGGGCTGATTAGAGAAGGGGAAATGCTGCCTTCAGCTAGACTAATCTCTAGGGGCCAGGTCTTGAAGCCAACATAGCCTGAGAGATTATACAAACAGAATCAAAGCTGGGAAATTGGGTCACAGAGAAGGAGGGATGCAGTGAGTACTCAAACAGCAACTTCTCAAGACAAAACCTACCCATCTCAGGGTCACAGCCTCCCACCCTACCTAGGTCAGGCTCCAGAAAATATCACACTTCCATTAAGAACCTTTTAGCTTTTATTGTTAAATCTAGATTACTTGAGAGGAATGAAACGAGAGGAGTGGGTAGCTCCAATACCGGGCCGGCCGTGTTTCACAGGCTTGTAGGTGATAGAGAATTCGCCCAGGTAGTGTCCAATCATCTCTGGCTGCAAGGCAAGATGAATAGCTCATTGTTTACAGGCAGGCTGCTCCAAAGGAGGAAGTACCTCACTCTACCCAGTTACCATCTCTTATCAACTTACTTTTGCCCATCTCTTCAACCAAGAAAAAGCCCATAAATATACCAGATGGGCTCTAAAAACTCATACCTGAAGTGACTTTAAAAAAGCCTATTTATTGTAGCCCCTTTTgttttatagctggaagggaaaAACACCCCAAAACTGAGGACCATAAAGAGGGTGTTTGTGAACTGTGAGGCACATTAAAGAATATGGGGCTTGAAATTTGGAAAGGCCTGGATTCCAATCCTGGTGCTACCATTTGTGACTTAATGAAATTACTGAGCCTCTTTCCTTACCTGGAAAAATGCTATACAATGACAATTATTGTTGTACTAAGTCACACAAGCTCCTCATCACAAGGTTGCTGTCTCCTTTCCTGATCAGTCCTTATAGGTTGTTCTCTGAAATCTGGGTGAAGTGTGGAAGAGCTGGCCTGGAGTGCCAAACTCTTACCTCAGATGAAAAACTGGGGGCTCATACTCAATAAACAGTATGGTACAGTGGTTAACATGTATATGAGCAAAGAGGCCTATTAATCCAGCTCATAACATAGTAGCTTGCAGCTGTGTGACTCAAGCAAGTCATCAATTCAAGGAAAGGAATGGGTTTGACCTCTCCTCACTAAATCACAAATGGGATTAATTGGGGCCAGGAATTCCCTTGAGTCTTTTCCCATTGTTTTAATCACTAGGACCCTACAACCCTCTAACTGCCAAAGTATGATGCCTACTGGTCCTTACCTTAATTTCTACCTGATTGAAGGTCTTGCCATTGTAGACGCCCACCATACTGCCTACCATTTCTGGCAGGATGATCATGTCTCGAAGGTGTGTCTTCACCACTTCAGGCTTTTCCATGGGGGGTGCCTCCTTCTTAGCCTTCCTTAGGCGCTTCAGGAGGGAGTGCTGTTTGCGCCTCAGGCCTCGGTTGAGTCGCCTTCTCTGTCTAGCACTATACAACTGCATGAGCTGTTCACTGTAGGAGattgggaaaaagaaggcaagttAGCAGAACTACCCAATCAGTGGAGAGAAGATCAATGCTCAAAGGTTGGGAATGTTACCAGAACCTACTGTATTTGTATTTGGAGGTGTGGGAAAAACAAGAGAGTATTTAGGAGCAGAAGCAATCAGATGGTACTATGTATACTGTTGGACTTGAAGCTAGAATTCTGCTCAGATACTTGATAAATTTACACTGGGAAAGCCCACTTTATCtcatatttttcttatctgtaacatGGGGATAGAAGTGGATAGAATGTTTGGCCAAAGAGCCAGGAGTTCGTAAATAGATGGCTCAAGTGGATTGACAGCCAAATCTTGAGAAGTgaagttctgggtttaaatctggcctaactgtgtgaccctgggggcaAATCGCCTGACCTCCAGTACCTAGGCCTTGacactcttgccttggaaccaatacttagtatgattCCAAGGTAGatgttaagggtttaaaaaaaaaaaaaggacccaaAGTTCATATCCAGCATCAGAAATTTTCTAGCTTCGAGGTGGGCATTTAAGCTTATTTGCCTATGGATTggtgaaagaaatagcaaaccacttgtGCTTTGAAGAAAACCTTAAAAGCCCAAAGCACCTCAGGAACCTCTTCCTTAAACATACCCTTAATTGCCAAATACCATTTCAAGATTTTTCAGAAGTGACAACTGCTCAAGGAAGGAGCACCTTTCTGATGTGCCAAAAATTTGACTGAGCAGAAACTTCCAGGAACAATGAGACTGGAGAGCTCAAGAGACACTGGTGGCATCTTTCTCTACATCTCCATAACCACTTGTCTGGGTAAATATAGTAAGAAAAGCCAGGGGGGCACTTCCAGAGGTTTGCACTAAAGAGACCAGAAATTATTTGGTTCAACTCTCATATTTCACTGAGGAAAGTGGGCACATGAGAAGGAAAGGGGACGTTCCTAGGACTCCAGAGCCAGGCAGGTGATAGAACTCTGCCTTAAGTGACTCCAGGGCAGGCAGGTCTCTTTGTGTACTCAACCAAAGGTTCAAAACTGAGGGAATGATTGGAGGCCGTGCAATTCCAAAATGCTGCGGGGAAAGGTTTTCAAACTTGTTATAAACCCAAAGCAGATCTCACTTTCCTACTGGTTTAGGCCAAGTCACTCTTTCCTCCTGAAGGACAAATCTGAGCTCTGGACAAAACACGCCAAGTGAAGTCTAGGGGGTGTTCCTTGGCCACCAAACCACCAAAATTCTCTTGGATTCCACTCAGCTAATTGGATTATTCAGAGTGAAAGAACCCGGCCGGCCCGTCCgcatctccctcttccctttgccCTGGGATTCCTCACTCCACCACAAGGCCCTGGGAAACAATGACTAGGGATAGAGGCGAGTAGGTAGGGGCCTGGGGAAGGAGGTTCTGGTCCCTGCTCCTTACTAGGACATGTCCAGCAGCTGATCCAGGTCCACACCGCGGTAGGTGAACTTCCGGAAGGTTCGCTTCTTCTTCTGCTCCACTTCCGCCT
This sequence is a window from Monodelphis domestica isolate mMonDom1 chromosome 3, mMonDom1.pri, whole genome shotgun sequence. Protein-coding genes within it:
- the RPS15 gene encoding 40S ribosomal protein S15: MPGEGVLPTFQREAEGRIQRATPGRGRAGARRRGVPSGDICACANGSSLFLRAGKMAEVEQKKKRTFRKFTYRGVDLDQLLDMSYEQLMQLYSARQRRRLNRGLRRKQHSLLKRLRKAKKEAPPMEKPEVVKTHLRDMIILPEMVGSMVGVYNGKTFNQVEIKPEMIGHYLGEFSITYKPVKHGRPGIGATHSSRFIPLK